Within Thiohalospira halophila DSM 15071, the genomic segment TCCGCCAGATGGGCGTTGATGGCCTCGAAAATCCGCTGGGTCAGGCCGTTTTGCTCCAGCAGCCGCCGGAACTTAAGCAGGGTGGTGGCATCCGGGGCGTCCTCCCGCGAGAGGTCGATGCCGACAAAACGCCGGATGGCCTGGCTGTCGTAGATGGCGTCCTCGATGCCCTCGTCGGAGAGCCCGAAACACTGCTGGGCCACATACATCCGCAGCATCCGCTCCAGGCCGATGGGCGGCCGGCCACGACCGCCACCCTTGGGGTAGAAGCCCTCCAGCTCCGCCACCAGGGCCGACCACGGCGTGATGGCCTCGATGTCCGCCAGGAACCGGTCCCGGCGGGTCACCTTCTTCTTGCGGTCGTACTCCAGGTCGGCAAAGCTGGTCTGCATCAGCGCTCTCCGGCAGGCGTCCTCACGATGCCGCCCATGATCGCATGGCCCGGATCCGGCTGGAAGCCAAAGCCGGCCCCGGGCTGAATAAATCAGTGTTTCCCTAGTCTGGGGATCCAACGTGACCGTGGAGTGACTCGTGCCCCCCCCTCTTCGCCGACTCATCCTCGTCCTGGGTGACCAGCTCGACCGCGAGCACCCGCTGCTGCGCGCCGCCGAGCCGGCGCGGGACGCCCTCTGGATGGCCGAGGTACCCGCGGAATCCCGGCGCATCCCGAGCCACGCGGCGCGGACCACCCTCTTCCTGGCGGCCATGCGCCACTTCGCCGCCGACTGCGAGGCCCGGGGCTGGACCGTCCACTACCGCCAACTGGGCCAGCACGATGCCGAGGATCTCCCCACCGCCCTCGCCCGGGACCTGGTGACCCTGAGTCCGGAACAGGTAGCCTGGCTGCGGCCCGGGGAATACGGCATTCGCCAGGCCCTCCACGCCACCACCACGGCCGCCGGCCTGACACCGGAAGAGCACGAACCAACCCACTTCATCGATACCCCGGCCGCCTTTGCTGCCTTCGCCGGCCACCGCGCCATCCGCCAGGAGACCTATTACCGCCATCTGCGGCGGCGGACCGGGGTGCTCATGAACGGCAACGAACCCGCCGGCGGGCGCTGGAACTTCGATGCCGACAATCGGGCGAGCTTCGGCCGCGAAGGGCCCGGGCTCATCCCGGCGCCGAGAGCCTTCCCGCCCGATGCCGTCACCCGCCGGGCCCGGGCCGATGTGGCCACTTACCTGCCCGACCTCCCCGGCTCGGCGGAGGGGTTCGACTGGCCGGTCACCCCGGCCGAGGCAGAGCAGGCGCTCACCGACTTCACCGACCATCGGCTCCCCGACTTCGGCCGCTACCAGGACGCCATGTGGACCGGCCACGGCGTGCTGTACCACGCCCGGATCTCCGCCGCCCTGAACCTCCAGCTCCTGGATCCCCGCCGGGCCATCGCGGCGGCCGAGACCGCCTGGCAGGAGGGACGGGCGCCGCTGGCGGCGGTGGAGGGCTTCATCCGCCAGATCCTGGGGTGGCGGGAATACGTGCGGGGGATCTACTGGCAACGCATGCCGGACTACCTCGACGCCAATGCCCTGGGCGCGGACCAGCCCCTGCCGGCCCTCTACTGGACCGGCGAGACCGACATGAACTGCCTGCGGGAGGTGGTCGGCCAGGTCCTGGCCACCGGTTATGCCCACCACATCCAGCGGCTGATGGTCACCGGCCTCTTTGCCCTGCTGGCCGGGATCCGACCGCGGGAGGTCCACGAGTGGTATCTGGGGATGTTCGTGGATGCGGTGGAGTGGGTGGAGGCGCCCAATACCCTGGGCATGGCGCTCTACGCCGACGGCGGCGCCCTGGCCACCAAGCCCTACGCGGCCTCGGGGCGGTACATCCAGCGCATGAGCAACTACTGCCGGGGATGCCGCTTTCGCCCCGACCGGCGCACCGGCGAGGAGGCCTGCCCCTTCACCACCCTCTACTGGGCCTTCCTGGACCGGCACGAGGCCCGCTTTGCCAACCACCCGCGCATGGGCATGGCCGTGAAGAACCTCCGCCGTCTGTACGACGGCGAGCGCCACGCCATCCGGGAACGGGCCGCCGCCCTGCGCAGCGCCCCGCCCTGAGGCAGCCGGATTTTCCACCGCCCACGAAAAAGGGCCGGCGCCCGAGGCAGCCGGCCCTTTTCGAGATCGGGAAGTGTCCAGTGGGAAGGACAACGACCCGTTTGTAATGGCGCGCTGGGGAGGATTCGAACCCCCGACCTTCTGGTTCGTAGCCAGACGCTCTATCCAACTGAGCTACCAGCGCGTAAACAATTATTATTCCATTGGTCCGCAGCTCACGCAAGGAGTAACGGGCCAAACAAAGTGGCGGAGAGAGAGTCGAGCCCTCCAACCATTTCCTGACGCTTCAGACCGATTCCCTGCGCCCCGGAAAACCTCGATCTTTCAGTCAGTTACCGGAACCTCTTCCGGCTTGGTCGTTTCAGAACCCTTCAGAGCCTGTCCTGAAAAACCACTCTAGCACCGAAAATCTGTGGGACTGAGCGTGGGTCTCAGTGTGGTCTCCCCCGGTGCTGAGGTCACGTATGGTGCCCCTGACCGCCCCTTGGGTCAACCGATTAGGTGGTGACCCGCCTCTCGCCAAAGTAGCGCCCATGCCTCTTCCAGGTAATCGAACGAAGGCAAGCCCCTCGGCGCACGTTCGACTCCCTCATAATGTGGGACTAGACGTGGGCCTCGCAGTCTACCAAGCTAGTACCTGTTCCTCGCTTAGCTCGGAGTTCTCATGGCCGAACGCACAAGGAAGAACCCCCTGTCCGCTCGTCAGGTTGGCCGCCTCACGAAACCGGGTCGCCATGCCGTGGGGGGAGTGCAGGGACTCTACCTCTATGTTCGGCCTGCCGGCACCCGCCAGTGGATCCTCCGCGTCCAGCACCAGGGGAAACGCCACGACATCGGCCTGGGTGCCTATCCCGACGTCTCGCTCGCCCAGGCGCGCGAGGATGCCCGGGTGGTGAAGCGCCACATCCGGTTCGGGCAGTTCCCGCTGTTGCATGACACCGATGAGACGGCCGCCGTGGCCGACCGCATCCCGAGCCAGGAGCCTGTGGGTCACCCGGCGCTGAACCGTATCCAGGATGCAGCGGACCAGACGGGCACCGAAGACGCGGGACCGAGTGAGGCCGTCGACCCGGCACCGTCTTTTCAGGAAGCGACCGACAAGGTCGTTGCGCGCAAGGAACAGGAGTTCCGCAACCCGAAGCATGCCTCCCAGTGGTTGAGTACGCTACGCACCTACGCCTTCCCGAAACTCGGCCGCAAGCCGGTGGATACCATCCGGGTGCAGGACGTGTTAGCGGTGCTAGAGCCCATCTGGTCCGATAAAACCGAGACCGCCTCCCGGCTGCGCGGTCGCATTGAGGCCGTCCTCGGCTGGGCACAGGCCCACGGCTATATCGAACAGAATCCAGCCGTCTGGAAGAACAACCTCGATGCCCTGCTCCCCGCTCCCAACAAGGTCAAGCAGAGCCGGCATCATGCCGCCCTGCCCATCGACGACGCGCCCAAGTTCGCGGAGTGGATGGTAGCCGAGCCGATGGAGCTCCTTTATAACTCCACGCGGGCTGCCCTAATGGTCGTGCTGCTTACGGCCGTCCGGAGTCAGGAGGTCCGGCTGGCCCTCCGGCCCGAGGTCGACCTGGAGCGGGGTGTGTGGACAATCCCCGCTGAGCGCATGAAGCACCCCCGCGAGCACCGGGTGCCGTTGGGGCCGTTCGCTCAGGCGTTCTTCGAGCGGCGCATGGCCGCCCTGCGGCTGAATGGCAAAAATGACCTGTTCTTCCCTGGCCAGCGCGGAAAACGCCCCCTTTCCGACATGGCCATGGGTAAGCACCTCAAGGATCAGGGCTTCGCCACGACCGTCCACGGCCTGCGGTCCACCTTCCGGGACTGGGCCGCCGAGCGCACTCAGCACCCCCATGAGGTCGCGGAGATGGCCCTTGCCCACACCATCCCCAACAAGGCCGAGGCCGCCTACCGTCGTGGCGATCTCATCGAGAAGCGCCGGGCATTGATGGCGGACTGGGAGCAGTTCCTAGGACTATCCTCAGAACTTATTACTTGAATTTCTCCATCACCAGCACACTACGTGACCAAGAAACCACTGATTTATCTCAGCCCCGTCGTAAGCTGCGTGGGGGACCGGCATGACGATGCTATCTGGAACAACTTCACGCTCACTTTAATCCTCGGTAACCGTTCGCCCATCCAAACCGAAACGCTCTACCTCCATAATTGGTAGCACGCTGACGATACACTAACACCTCAAACCATACAGCTCTCATATATCCCCAAAAACGCCCCTCACCTAAGGTGGGACTTGAGAAGCGAAACCATTTCTTCACTCGAGCCATTTCTGGCGATATCCAGCGGTGTCTTCCACCAATAATTCGCCACATTTGGGCTTGCTCCTGCCTGAAGAAGCCATGCCACCAATTCAATATTCCCCAAACTCACAGCAACATGAATTGGATAGTCGTCTGCTGAATCGCGCAGATTTATAAAGTATTGAACATCCTTTTCCTCGAATCCATAGAAATAATCTTTTAGAGAGCCGGCGGGAGCACCGCTTCGAAGAATAGCAATAAATTCGTCAAAATCAAGGAGCGACGTTATAGATTCCTTTTTCGTTCTGGTCTCCTTTTCAGAAAGGATCTCATCAGAGAAGTCAATATCATCTCTTAATGATTGCACTCGCAACCTAATGTATTCCGAAATCTGCCTTTCTCTGTTGTGTCCAGCCCTTTCAACAGCTTTCAACCATAGCCCCTCCTGCCGAAAACCGCCTCGCAGCTCTTGTGCAACTATGGAATACAAATTCTCGTCATTTTTCCGGCGCGCTATAGAATTTTTCTTGAATTTTTTAAACATGTGCATCGCACCCTCAATTGATTTAGCGGATAACCGTCGCGCCCGCGAAAAACGAAAACTTTTCAATCCACTTTTTTATAACGACGACACCTCGGCGTGGACCCCTAACGCAGGATCGGGGCAACGCACTGAAAAGTCAAAACCAAAGGCCTCTCCATCGGGTTCATGGGTCCGGCTGAAAGCAAGTTGAGTTGCTTGGAGTCGCTACATGGTCTCGGGGTGACGTCGGCAGGAAATTTGCACCGCCCCGAGCTGACCAATCACCACCGCCGAACCAGAGAACCAGAGAACCAGAGAACCAGATATATAGCGGGAAAGATGGACCACTTACGCAAACGCCAAACTTTTCCGGCTAATTGATCGTTGATATGACCAGATTATATGTCGGACGCAGTCCGTCTGACTTGAGACCACGGATTTATTCTTGCCCCCAAAATTTAACCCTTACCAACTTGTCACCTAAGAAAAGAATGGCCAAAAACCGCTCCGGCTGTGACTATCTCCCAACTAACCATAAAAACTTCCATTTATCACGCCAGCAATCGATGCCAACGGCTGGGGCTTTAGCATACCCCATCAATACTTAGGCGCCCATGGATGACATTTTTTAATGCCATAACCTTCATCAATGGCCACCGCAGAAAAGTTTTGGCACACTGCTTCGTCAAAAAAGGGGCCAACCTTTTCCCATTCATTGTCCATAAGCGAATCGTATACTTCAAAAATGTACACCACTTCCGGCAAAACACCATTACCTGCTATCGCTTGAAGCCGCGGGCGGGTCACATCGCGCAGCTTCAGACTAATAGCGCACGCCTTCCGATATCGCTTTAGAAGCTCATCCCCCGAGCCCGCTTGGACCTCATTCTCGGTCCACCCACGAGTCAGTACAGTAGCAAGGGAGCAAGCACTAGGCTCTTCCAATGTCTGTCCAGTAAATGTTCCAAGCATGAAATCGGATGCCGCTGCCGAGCTAACCTTGGAGACTGACCTGTAAAGCTCCAATCCTGGATCTGCCTTTTCTAGAATTGCCTTTTGCGATCTTACCTCTTGCCGCTTCTTATCGGAAACGACCCAGTCCAACAAACTCCCACTAAAAAGTAGCATAAACCCAATAACGAAAGCAGCAACGACATCTTTCCAACGCTTGAATTGCTCCCACAACTTTGACATTAGGTATACCATCTACAAAAAGATTGGAGTTGCACCGTCACCACCTCGGTGGTCGGCTCGTTACGGCTCTGCCTACCCTAGAGAGCGCCAGCATGCTGTCGAGAAACTGCCGCTTTCACCGGCTGATTGACCTCGGGTGGAACTAGTACTCTTGGGTGATCTCGCTGGCCGTCTTGTGACCTTCCGCGGCGTTTTGGGCTCGCATACCTTGAGGTCGGCTCTGAGTCGTTCGCCTCGTCCTCGAGACTTTGGAAAGCTCCTCTTCTTGGGCCGTGGATAGCTTGCCAAGCTCTATTTCTAACGTAGACCGAAAACCGGGGTTCAATTAAGTCCAGCACAATCGGACAAAGGGCACCTAATGCCTCGGTCTCCATGGATGGACCGTTTCCTGGGTGCGCGCTCACCGATACTAGGCGCCGTATTTAGAACCGCTGCTTGATGAACTCGTTCATCTGGCTGGCCGTGAGCTCCGTGGTTGCCGCCCCACTTCGGATGAAGAAATGCTCGGTATTGCCGTCTTTCAGATACACCGGCTGACGGGCCTTCTGGCATTCCACCACGAACACCCGAGTCCCGTCGTAATCTTCGAAGCGTGGGTGGATATACATCATGTGCTGTGGCCCGAGCCGCTCCTTCACCAGGTTCACGAAGTGAAGGTTGTACTTATCCTCGCTGGCGAAGCCGTCGGCCTCGATTCCAACGGGATTCCCGTCATCGGCCACGCCGACGACCAGCTTGCCACCTGCCATGTTCAAGAAGGCCGCGATCGTCTTGAGAACCGCCTGCTCCATCCGGCTGTCCTTCTCTCCGGTATGGAGGTTCATCCGAAGGGTTGATTTGAACTCGGTCCCCGCAGACTCTCCTTCGGCTACAAGCGTCTCCACGGGGACTTCTCTTTCCGGGGCCTGGCCGGGAGTGGATTCGGCCGCGAGTTCGGCATAAGCATCCTTGATCACCTGCGCCATCAGTTCCCGGCGCCGGCGCAAGAAGGTCTCGTAGTCCATCGCATACCAGCCCTCCGGCAGTGCATGCCAGTAGTACATGCGCTCCAGCTCCTTGCTGAAGAACTGGGCCTCGTATTCCGGGACGTACTCTTCCGGATCCCTATCCGAAATCGCCGTGTTGTCCCCCCACTCCAGCACCGTGAAATTGGCGATCTGGTTCGTCATGCGGTTCTCGGTTACCCCGAGCCGCGAAAGGTAGGCCTTCGGGAAGAGATGGTGGCGCTCCATGGAGGACTTGGTGCCTTGGACCAATGGGTCCATCAGCTCGGCCACCGTGTGCTTGGAGTACAACACCTTCGCGCCCAACAGGTTCAGCGCCGCGTAATAGGCGAACATGGACGGGCTGCGTGCCGCCGAGGTGGCCAGCTCGTTGGGGAGGGTTATGGTCCAGTAGTCCGAGGTCAGAGTGTCGTTGCAGACCTGGCGCAGGGTGGCGATGAAGTCCTCCGCCGTCTCAAGGTGGCGGAATCGCCGCAGGTCGAACTCCATGGCCGATTCCGGCGAGCTGGTGTAGCGCCCGGTCAACGAAGCCATGAAGAACCACTGCGCGGTCACCTGGCGCAGGGTCTGGTCGTCCACACCGAATTCGGTCCGCCCGAGGAGATAGAGGATATACGCGAAGATCAGCGAATTCTGCGAGCTGATCATTTTGTTGCTTCGGTATCCGGCGCGTATCAGCGCCTTGTGGAAGTCATGCCAATAGGTCAAGTTCAGGGTCCGGCTCTGCGCATTCTGCAGGACCTCGAACTGCTCCTGGCGGCGCGCCTCATCGAAAGACTCGCTCTGGAGGTCCTTGCCTCGGAGGATGGAATAGACGGTTTTCAGGCGGGCCCGCCGGAACCCCAGCCCAATATTAACTCGCAGCAACTGGTCGGGATCCGGGGCGATGAACTGATTATACGGGGAGGCACCCTTCGTCGACGGGCTCCGTGCGTCCTTGCAGAACTGCTCCAGCTCCTTGCGGCCCTCATCCCAGAACACCGACATCAGAGTCAGGATGAAGTCCGCCTGATTGAGCTTCTTACCCTCGCTGTTGATCCGGACGAAGACCTCGGAGACCTCCTCCTCGTCCAGGTTTGCGGAGAGCTGTAGCGCGGTAAAGGGATAGTAGAGCAGGTTACTCAGCCGGCTTACGGCGTTTTGGACCTGCTTCTTCTCCTCGATCCCCACCTCACGGGCCTCCCCGAGGCTCGCGAGGTAATTCTCCACCACCTGGAAGACGTCCGAGTCCTTCCCCCAGATCTCCGAGATATTGGTGATGTAACTGCGATCCCGCCGTATGGCAGCGTCGGCCACCTCGAACCTTTCCTGGAGGGGATTGAAGGCGATCTCGATCTGCTCGGCATCGTAGTTGTTCCGGTATACCGGCGTGCCCGTGACCACTGCATAGATCGCG encodes:
- a CDS encoding transposase yields the protein MQTSFADLEYDRKKKVTRRDRFLADIEAITPWSALVAELEGFYPKGGGRGRPPIGLERMLRMYVAQQCFGLSDEGIEDAIYDSQAIRRFVGIDLSREDAPDATTLLKFRRLLEQNGLTQRIFEAINAHLA
- a CDS encoding cryptochrome/photolyase family protein; the encoded protein is MPPPLRRLILVLGDQLDREHPLLRAAEPARDALWMAEVPAESRRIPSHAARTTLFLAAMRHFAADCEARGWTVHYRQLGQHDAEDLPTALARDLVTLSPEQVAWLRPGEYGIRQALHATTTAAGLTPEEHEPTHFIDTPAAFAAFAGHRAIRQETYYRHLRRRTGVLMNGNEPAGGRWNFDADNRASFGREGPGLIPAPRAFPPDAVTRRARADVATYLPDLPGSAEGFDWPVTPAEAEQALTDFTDHRLPDFGRYQDAMWTGHGVLYHARISAALNLQLLDPRRAIAAAETAWQEGRAPLAAVEGFIRQILGWREYVRGIYWQRMPDYLDANALGADQPLPALYWTGETDMNCLREVVGQVLATGYAHHIQRLMVTGLFALLAGIRPREVHEWYLGMFVDAVEWVEAPNTLGMALYADGGALATKPYAASGRYIQRMSNYCRGCRFRPDRRTGEEACPFTTLYWAFLDRHEARFANHPRMGMAVKNLRRLYDGERHAIRERAAALRSAPP
- a CDS encoding tyrosine-type recombinase/integrase, giving the protein MAERTRKNPLSARQVGRLTKPGRHAVGGVQGLYLYVRPAGTRQWILRVQHQGKRHDIGLGAYPDVSLAQAREDARVVKRHIRFGQFPLLHDTDETAAVADRIPSQEPVGHPALNRIQDAADQTGTEDAGPSEAVDPAPSFQEATDKVVARKEQEFRNPKHASQWLSTLRTYAFPKLGRKPVDTIRVQDVLAVLEPIWSDKTETASRLRGRIEAVLGWAQAHGYIEQNPAVWKNNLDALLPAPNKVKQSRHHAALPIDDAPKFAEWMVAEPMELLYNSTRAALMVVLLTAVRSQEVRLALRPEVDLERGVWTIPAERMKHPREHRVPLGPFAQAFFERRMAALRLNGKNDLFFPGQRGKRPLSDMAMGKHLKDQGFATTVHGLRSTFRDWAAERTQHPHEVAEMALAHTIPNKAEAAYRRGDLIEKRRALMADWEQFLGLSSELIT
- a CDS encoding ankyrin repeat domain-containing protein, producing MFKKFKKNSIARRKNDENLYSIVAQELRGGFRQEGLWLKAVERAGHNRERQISEYIRLRVQSLRDDIDFSDEILSEKETRTKKESITSLLDFDEFIAILRSGAPAGSLKDYFYGFEEKDVQYFINLRDSADDYPIHVAVSLGNIELVAWLLQAGASPNVANYWWKTPLDIARNGSSEEMVSLLKSHLR
- a CDS encoding GmrSD restriction endonuclease domain-containing protein produces the protein MTTTNFMKADYSLSGLIEQIDMGSIGLPDIQRPFVWKNTKVRNLFDSMYRGFPIGYLLFWETGGAMQNRSQKQIGAEDKQLIPDLLIVDGQQRLTAIYAVVTGTPVYRNNYDAEQIEIAFNPLQERFEVADAAIRRDRSYITNISEIWGKDSDVFQVVENYLASLGEAREVGIEEKKQVQNAVSRLSNLLYYPFTALQLSANLDEEEVSEVFVRINSEGKKLNQADFILTLMSVFWDEGRKELEQFCKDARSPSTKGASPYNQFIAPDPDQLLRVNIGLGFRRARLKTVYSILRGKDLQSESFDEARRQEQFEVLQNAQSRTLNLTYWHDFHKALIRAGYRSNKMISSQNSLIFAYILYLLGRTEFGVDDQTLRQVTAQWFFMASLTGRYTSSPESAMEFDLRRFRHLETAEDFIATLRQVCNDTLTSDYWTITLPNELATSAARSPSMFAYYAALNLLGAKVLYSKHTVAELMDPLVQGTKSSMERHHLFPKAYLSRLGVTENRMTNQIANFTVLEWGDNTAISDRDPEEYVPEYEAQFFSKELERMYYWHALPEGWYAMDYETFLRRRRELMAQVIKDAYAELAAESTPGQAPEREVPVETLVAEGESAGTEFKSTLRMNLHTGEKDSRMEQAVLKTIAAFLNMAGGKLVVGVADDGNPVGIEADGFASEDKYNLHFVNLVKERLGPQHMMYIHPRFEDYDGTRVFVVECQKARQPVYLKDGNTEHFFIRSGAATTELTASQMNEFIKQRF